In Monodelphis domestica isolate mMonDom1 chromosome 3, mMonDom1.pri, whole genome shotgun sequence, the following proteins share a genomic window:
- the PTGR3 gene encoding prostaglandin reductase 3 isoform X1 produces the protein MRAVAAAAAPATTVAAAASAASVRSRAFLWPRHWGSPLLMQPPPPPPCRPICHADSWLPTTPATARPIVDMSYARHFLDFQGSSIPKFMQKLVVSQLGSNFREAVTLLRDSPVPLPGDGDLLVRNRFVGVNASDINYSAGRYSTSVKIPFDTGFEGIGEVVALGLTASAKYTIGQAVAYMTPGSFAEYTVVPAKSAIPVPSVKPEYLTLLISGTTAYISLKELGELSEGKKVLVTAAAGGTGQFAVQLAKKAKCHVIGTCSSAEKSDFLKSLGCDLPINYKTENVGAVLKREYPEGVDVVYESVGGEMFDLAVNALAIKGRLIIIGFISGYQTPSGLSPIKAGTLPGKLLKRSASVQGFFLNHYFSEYQKAMDHLLKMFESQELVCEVDLGDLSPEGKFTGLESVFRAVDYMYMGKNIGKIVVELPHSVNSKL, from the exons ATGAGGGcggttgctgctgctgctgctcctgccaCTACGGTGGCGGCGGCTGCGTCTGCTGCAAGTGTAAGGAGTAGGGCTTTTCTGTGGCCGAGGCATTGGGGCTCCCCATTGCTAatgcagccgccgccgccgccaccctGCAGGCCGATTTGCCACGCCGATTCCTGGCTGCCAACCACCCCTGCCACCGCCCGGCCTATCGTGGACATGTCCTACGCACGCCACTTTCTGGATTTCCAGGGCTCTTCCATCCCCAAGTTCATGCAGAAGCTCGTGGTGAGTCAGCTGGGCTCAAACTTCCGAGAAGCCGTTACCCTTCTTCGGGATTCCCCGGTGCCCCTCCCAGGGGACGGAGACCTCCTCGTCAGAAACAG atTTGTTGGCGTTAATGCATCTGACATAAACTACTCAGCTGGTCGGTATAGCACTTCAGTTAAGATCCCATTTGATACAGGTTTTGAAGGTATCGGTGAGGTAGTAGCCTTAGGCCTCACTGCTAGTGCCAAATACACAATTGGCCAAGCTGTGGCTTACATGACACCTGGTTCTTTTGCTGAATATACAGTTGTGCCCGCCAAAAGTGCAATTCCAGTACCCTCGGTGAAACCTGAGTACCTTACTTTGCTCATAAGTGGCACTACCGCATACATCAGCCTGAAGGAGCTTGGAGAATTGTCTGAAGGGAAGAAAGTTTTGGTAACAGCCGCAGCTGGAGGAACTGGACAGTTTGCCGTGCAGCTTGCAAAGAAGGCAAAATGCCATGTAATTGGAACTTGCTCCTCTGCTGAAAAGTCTGATTTTCTGAAGTCTCTCGGCTGTGACCTTCCCATCAACTATAAGACTGAGAATGTTGGGGCTGTCCTTAAAAGGGAGTACCCAGAAGGTGTGGATGTAGTGTATGAATCTGTTGGTGGAGAGATGTTTGACTTGGCTGTAAATGCCTTGGCTATCAAAGGGCGCTTGATAATTATTGGGTTTATCTCTGGCTACCAAACTCCTTCTGGCCTTTCGCCCATTAAAGCAGGGACTTTGCCAGGCAAACTGCTGAAGAGATCTGCCAGTGTCCAAGGTTTCTTCCTGAACCATTACTTTTCTGAATACCAAAAAGCCATGGACCACTTGCTCAAGATGTTTGAAAGTCAAGAACTGGTTTGTGAGGTAGACCTTGGAGACTTGTCTCCAGAGGGCAAGTTTACTGGCTTGGAGTCGGTATTCCGTGCTGTAGATTACATGTACATGggaaaaaacattggaaaaattGTAGTTGAATTACCTCACTCTGTCAACAGTAAGCTGTAA
- the PTGR3 gene encoding prostaglandin reductase 3 isoform X2 — protein MVLAGVGGCLDAVRESAVKPICHADSWLPTTPATARPIVDMSYARHFLDFQGSSIPKFMQKLVVSQLGSNFREAVTLLRDSPVPLPGDGDLLVRNRFVGVNASDINYSAGRYSTSVKIPFDTGFEGIGEVVALGLTASAKYTIGQAVAYMTPGSFAEYTVVPAKSAIPVPSVKPEYLTLLISGTTAYISLKELGELSEGKKVLVTAAAGGTGQFAVQLAKKAKCHVIGTCSSAEKSDFLKSLGCDLPINYKTENVGAVLKREYPEGVDVVYESVGGEMFDLAVNALAIKGRLIIIGFISGYQTPSGLSPIKAGTLPGKLLKRSASVQGFFLNHYFSEYQKAMDHLLKMFESQELVCEVDLGDLSPEGKFTGLESVFRAVDYMYMGKNIGKIVVELPHSVNSKL, from the exons GCCGATTTGCCACGCCGATTCCTGGCTGCCAACCACCCCTGCCACCGCCCGGCCTATCGTGGACATGTCCTACGCACGCCACTTTCTGGATTTCCAGGGCTCTTCCATCCCCAAGTTCATGCAGAAGCTCGTGGTGAGTCAGCTGGGCTCAAACTTCCGAGAAGCCGTTACCCTTCTTCGGGATTCCCCGGTGCCCCTCCCAGGGGACGGAGACCTCCTCGTCAGAAACAG atTTGTTGGCGTTAATGCATCTGACATAAACTACTCAGCTGGTCGGTATAGCACTTCAGTTAAGATCCCATTTGATACAGGTTTTGAAGGTATCGGTGAGGTAGTAGCCTTAGGCCTCACTGCTAGTGCCAAATACACAATTGGCCAAGCTGTGGCTTACATGACACCTGGTTCTTTTGCTGAATATACAGTTGTGCCCGCCAAAAGTGCAATTCCAGTACCCTCGGTGAAACCTGAGTACCTTACTTTGCTCATAAGTGGCACTACCGCATACATCAGCCTGAAGGAGCTTGGAGAATTGTCTGAAGGGAAGAAAGTTTTGGTAACAGCCGCAGCTGGAGGAACTGGACAGTTTGCCGTGCAGCTTGCAAAGAAGGCAAAATGCCATGTAATTGGAACTTGCTCCTCTGCTGAAAAGTCTGATTTTCTGAAGTCTCTCGGCTGTGACCTTCCCATCAACTATAAGACTGAGAATGTTGGGGCTGTCCTTAAAAGGGAGTACCCAGAAGGTGTGGATGTAGTGTATGAATCTGTTGGTGGAGAGATGTTTGACTTGGCTGTAAATGCCTTGGCTATCAAAGGGCGCTTGATAATTATTGGGTTTATCTCTGGCTACCAAACTCCTTCTGGCCTTTCGCCCATTAAAGCAGGGACTTTGCCAGGCAAACTGCTGAAGAGATCTGCCAGTGTCCAAGGTTTCTTCCTGAACCATTACTTTTCTGAATACCAAAAAGCCATGGACCACTTGCTCAAGATGTTTGAAAGTCAAGAACTGGTTTGTGAGGTAGACCTTGGAGACTTGTCTCCAGAGGGCAAGTTTACTGGCTTGGAGTCGGTATTCCGTGCTGTAGATTACATGTACATGggaaaaaacattggaaaaattGTAGTTGAATTACCTCACTCTGTCAACAGTAAGCTGTAA
- the PTGR3 gene encoding prostaglandin reductase 3 isoform X3 → MSYARHFLDFQGSSIPKFMQKLVVSQLGSNFREAVTLLRDSPVPLPGDGDLLVRNRFVGVNASDINYSAGRYSTSVKIPFDTGFEGIGEVVALGLTASAKYTIGQAVAYMTPGSFAEYTVVPAKSAIPVPSVKPEYLTLLISGTTAYISLKELGELSEGKKVLVTAAAGGTGQFAVQLAKKAKCHVIGTCSSAEKSDFLKSLGCDLPINYKTENVGAVLKREYPEGVDVVYESVGGEMFDLAVNALAIKGRLIIIGFISGYQTPSGLSPIKAGTLPGKLLKRSASVQGFFLNHYFSEYQKAMDHLLKMFESQELVCEVDLGDLSPEGKFTGLESVFRAVDYMYMGKNIGKIVVELPHSVNSKL, encoded by the exons ATGTCCTACGCACGCCACTTTCTGGATTTCCAGGGCTCTTCCATCCCCAAGTTCATGCAGAAGCTCGTGGTGAGTCAGCTGGGCTCAAACTTCCGAGAAGCCGTTACCCTTCTTCGGGATTCCCCGGTGCCCCTCCCAGGGGACGGAGACCTCCTCGTCAGAAACAG atTTGTTGGCGTTAATGCATCTGACATAAACTACTCAGCTGGTCGGTATAGCACTTCAGTTAAGATCCCATTTGATACAGGTTTTGAAGGTATCGGTGAGGTAGTAGCCTTAGGCCTCACTGCTAGTGCCAAATACACAATTGGCCAAGCTGTGGCTTACATGACACCTGGTTCTTTTGCTGAATATACAGTTGTGCCCGCCAAAAGTGCAATTCCAGTACCCTCGGTGAAACCTGAGTACCTTACTTTGCTCATAAGTGGCACTACCGCATACATCAGCCTGAAGGAGCTTGGAGAATTGTCTGAAGGGAAGAAAGTTTTGGTAACAGCCGCAGCTGGAGGAACTGGACAGTTTGCCGTGCAGCTTGCAAAGAAGGCAAAATGCCATGTAATTGGAACTTGCTCCTCTGCTGAAAAGTCTGATTTTCTGAAGTCTCTCGGCTGTGACCTTCCCATCAACTATAAGACTGAGAATGTTGGGGCTGTCCTTAAAAGGGAGTACCCAGAAGGTGTGGATGTAGTGTATGAATCTGTTGGTGGAGAGATGTTTGACTTGGCTGTAAATGCCTTGGCTATCAAAGGGCGCTTGATAATTATTGGGTTTATCTCTGGCTACCAAACTCCTTCTGGCCTTTCGCCCATTAAAGCAGGGACTTTGCCAGGCAAACTGCTGAAGAGATCTGCCAGTGTCCAAGGTTTCTTCCTGAACCATTACTTTTCTGAATACCAAAAAGCCATGGACCACTTGCTCAAGATGTTTGAAAGTCAAGAACTGGTTTGTGAGGTAGACCTTGGAGACTTGTCTCCAGAGGGCAAGTTTACTGGCTTGGAGTCGGTATTCCGTGCTGTAGATTACATGTACATGggaaaaaacattggaaaaattGTAGTTGAATTACCTCACTCTGTCAACAGTAAGCTGTAA
- the PTGR3 gene encoding prostaglandin reductase 3 isoform X4, with the protein MTPGSFAEYTVVPAKSAIPVPSVKPEYLTLLISGTTAYISLKELGELSEGKKVLVTAAAGGTGQFAVQLAKKAKCHVIGTCSSAEKSDFLKSLGCDLPINYKTENVGAVLKREYPEGVDVVYESVGGEMFDLAVNALAIKGRLIIIGFISGYQTPSGLSPIKAGTLPGKLLKRSASVQGFFLNHYFSEYQKAMDHLLKMFESQELVCEVDLGDLSPEGKFTGLESVFRAVDYMYMGKNIGKIVVELPHSVNSKL; encoded by the coding sequence ATGACACCTGGTTCTTTTGCTGAATATACAGTTGTGCCCGCCAAAAGTGCAATTCCAGTACCCTCGGTGAAACCTGAGTACCTTACTTTGCTCATAAGTGGCACTACCGCATACATCAGCCTGAAGGAGCTTGGAGAATTGTCTGAAGGGAAGAAAGTTTTGGTAACAGCCGCAGCTGGAGGAACTGGACAGTTTGCCGTGCAGCTTGCAAAGAAGGCAAAATGCCATGTAATTGGAACTTGCTCCTCTGCTGAAAAGTCTGATTTTCTGAAGTCTCTCGGCTGTGACCTTCCCATCAACTATAAGACTGAGAATGTTGGGGCTGTCCTTAAAAGGGAGTACCCAGAAGGTGTGGATGTAGTGTATGAATCTGTTGGTGGAGAGATGTTTGACTTGGCTGTAAATGCCTTGGCTATCAAAGGGCGCTTGATAATTATTGGGTTTATCTCTGGCTACCAAACTCCTTCTGGCCTTTCGCCCATTAAAGCAGGGACTTTGCCAGGCAAACTGCTGAAGAGATCTGCCAGTGTCCAAGGTTTCTTCCTGAACCATTACTTTTCTGAATACCAAAAAGCCATGGACCACTTGCTCAAGATGTTTGAAAGTCAAGAACTGGTTTGTGAGGTAGACCTTGGAGACTTGTCTCCAGAGGGCAAGTTTACTGGCTTGGAGTCGGTATTCCGTGCTGTAGATTACATGTACATGggaaaaaacattggaaaaattGTAGTTGAATTACCTCACTCTGTCAACAGTAAGCTGTAA